A stretch of DNA from Vulpes lagopus strain Blue_001 chromosome 12, ASM1834538v1, whole genome shotgun sequence:
AAAACACAACAGGTAAGCTAATACTAGGGATTGTGGAGATATGAAAAGATATATTATGTGGCCTTTGCCCTCAAACTTTCAGTTGATGTGGGGAGCTAACAGACATCATATGGAGGATCATAAAGTGAAAATGTGGTTTAAAAATAGGGCAGAACTCTCTGGGCTTGGACCTGGTTGGTGGGGACATGGCCAAATGCACCAAGAAGGTCGGAATTGTGGGTAAATATGGGACCCATTATGGGGCCTCCCTCAGGAAGATGGTGAAGAAGATTGAGATTAGCCAGCATGTCAAGTACACCTGCTCCTTCTGTGGCAAAACCAAGATGAAAAGGCAAGCAGTGGGCATCTGGCACTGTGGCTCCTGCATGAAGACCATAACCAGTGGCGCCTGGACCTACAACACCACTTCTGCTGTCACAGTAAAGTTGGCCATCAGAAGTCTGAGAGAGTTGGAAGACCAGTAGAAGCTCTACCATTTGAGACATTGCTAGCCTataataaatgagttaatttatataataaaaattttaaaaatagggcagaTATAGAGTTATAATTGTAATATACTAATGGTGAGAATAAGGGAACAGATCATTTCCAATATGGAATAGctagagaaaatacaaattttaatttatttattgttgtgtATAGCATTTATTAGTTCTGAGTGCTTGAATgatactaactcatttaatcctccttcATTGTCCCATGATGTAAATACTATTAGCATTCtctttttagatgaggaaaccagcacagaaaggttaagttgtttgcccaaggtcatacagctaggaagtagcagagctgggattcaaaaccTCCATCACAGGAGGAAAAAGAACTTAGATTGGACTTTGAAGGTAGGTTAGGAAAGCAAGAAGTTAAGAAGGCCTTCCTGTTGGATGGAAATGGCAGGCCATTCCAGAAAGGGAGTGGTATGATGAAAGATTCATCTTCCTCACTCTGGGATGGTTGGTCTTACAGTAAAATGCAGGAGAGGTTAGAAAAGAAGGCTTAGAAATAAACTGAAAGTGCAATGATTTGGTCAATACCTGGCTTAGTTGTGGCtgtgaaaaatggaaatgaatggatgaattaaaaagaatctATAAATGATGAATTAACACAAATTGATAATCAAGTAGATATGAGAGAAAAAGACATGGGAAGTCAAAGACTTCTCTCAAATGTTGACCTAAAAAATGATGGCACCATTAATGGAATAAGGAAGTCGAGATGAAGCTTGGGGTTTAAAAGATCAGTTATGTTTTAGACATTTTGTTTTGAGATGATTGCAGGATTCCTAAACACATGCATCTATTGAGCAATTGCTCAAGTGGGACTTGAGCTTAGGAAAGTGGTCAGGCTTGCATTTACCAACTAAGGAACCATTAATGCAGAGGTGGGTGCATAAAAGTACTCCAAGGGAAGAATACAAGAGCAGAAGTGAAGGACTGAACTTTGTCCCAATCTAGTTGCTGGAGGAAGcaaattaattaataatgaaatggataaagaggaataaagaagaaagttACAAAAGTTACCACTGTGGAAATCAAGAGAAGAATGTTGTAAGAGAGGCGATAGTAATGTGTAATGTTGCGATGAGGTAATGGAGAATGGAGagtgagacaagaaaaaaaaaaaaaaaaacatggtgacTTCTGAGCAGCCAGTATAAATGGGGTGGTCCgtttcttccttctctgggctGAGTGTTGCCTGTTCTGTCAACATTTCCTGATACAGGATGATTTTAAACCTTTCATCCTCAGCAACACAGCATAATGAGAAGAAGATGGCATGGACTCAAATTCAAAGGCTCTGCTGATAAACACAAATTTGGCAGTGAATAGAGCAGGTCATAGCCAAGGGTAGAGCCCTGGTTTCTCATGGTACAAAATTTCCTCCAGGATGTCACAGTCTTTGAGCACAGTTTTTAACCCATTGTGAATCCACTATGGAGACTGTTGAATGTCTGGCTGAGATTAGTAAGTACTCTGTTTGGGAGTGGTCTTAACTTACCAACACAGTAAATTTTAGCTTAAAGGTGAATGAAGTTACCATGTTGTGATTTGTTCTTGATGAATAAATGTGGGGTTTTGGtgatcactttattttttcaaagttttggtACCTACAATTTAATCATCTTTTCCAGAATTTTGCCaagaattttaataaagataCAAGTTTAAGGAATTAAGTTTTGGTGAACTTGGATATCTTCTGATCACTACTCTTCTGAGGACACTCTCATTCATTATATCTCACAGGTAAACAATAAGATTGCTAAGAGGATATGTGAATTTATATTTTCagcaaaatagaaaaactttGCAAAATAAAACTTCTCAAGGCCTGAAAACGAACTTGAACTTACAGATGCCTAATAATTCTCTCTCAATCCTGGCCTGAATTCCCTTCTTTATActgtttattctgttctttttgatGTGAAGATAATTCTTGttagaaaatctgaaaacctAATACGAGCTGGGAGGTCTTCCTTTCCTGTTACCCAGCACTGTGGTTCATTTTGACAACTGTTAAATGCCTACTCTGTATGGCTTCTATGGCAGGCTTTGGTGACGTGAAGATCTTACCCGAGACTTACTCCATTCTGGTTTTCAGCTTTCCCAGCAATCAGAAAGTAAATGGTACTAATAATGCATCTTCTGAtccaaattcattttctgaaTTGAATCTTTGGAGATCCAAATGCAAAAAGCCCCCCTAACCACTGaaacttctccctccctccccatggaTCCACACAGGTTTTATGAGCTGCTCAtcctcttttgttttcattgggaTCATTCCAAACTGAATCACGAATGTCAACTACTGGCATTCCTCAAACTTAGAAATCCCCATTCACTTTAGGAATCCTCTAAATACAGagttatttctattaattttcttaatttcttgaaGCCTTGGGTACATGTCCAGAAACCCTCATTGTACCTTTAACCTTTCTGAGACAGTTCTCTCAAAATTCCTGCTAATTCAACATCACTTTGAAGGCCAATATGAAGTAGAATggcaattttatctttttccttctactttctaaAAAATGATATAGTCAATGAGGTAAAGGATTATGAGATATTCTAGTTTTAATAGAATCAGACTTCCAGTGAATTTATGAGGAGATAAAGTCCCTCATTGTACTGAGATCACTTCTGTATTCTTTGTTACActtctgttttagaaaataatgtttaatataatCTGTATTAAGAAAATATCATCTTCAAACACTATCTGGCTAGATAGCCTATAGTATAATGCCACCAAAATAGAACTttgcattcttttcctttatcgCAACTGAAATGCTTTATACTTTACTTCCCCTCTCAGATCTGTAAGTTTTTGTACAACCCTGTAACTCCACTATATACAGGCATaaattcctctccttttcctacCCTTGAAGGCAACATGCCACCCAGTTCCTCTagtcagaattaaaaaaaaaaaaaaaaaagacttacaacATGTAGGTGAAACTAACTACAAGCCAGCATCAGGCAAGAAAAGCTTGAAATGGACAGATAGGAGGTTTCTGCAAGTGCTCATCACAGCTGTAGTAACAGAAGACAAGCTCTGGAAAGGCATTTGCCTAACAAGGAACTTCAACAGTGCTGACATGGATTCTGCATACAGCCACCTATGTTTTTAAGGTATTGTGTCTTCTAGAGCCCAATCCCCTAAAGGAATAAATCCGGCCACAAACCTCTATGCTGTGTATTCAAAGAGAGGGCCATATCTTCTGCTACGAAACCCACTCCCTTCTCAAcgctccagaattttttttttaatatttattgattttacgggggtggggctgcaggtagaaggaaagggaaaccTCAAGCAGAATtgccactgagctcagagcccaatgcagagcttgaatctcatgaccctgagatcatgacctgagctaaaaccaggagttggacactcaacccattgagccacccaggggtccccccagattttctttttttacctccACGATACCTACAGATATATCCAGCTGGCTggatcttaaatatttaatttttatatctgtcTTCCCCATCAGACTGTAACCTCTTGGAGGGCAGACTGTGTCTGATTTATCTATATAGTTCCATCACCCACCACATTATTGATGCTTCTTGAATAAATGGTCTGGTTTCTTTTGTGGGCACAGTTGTGGGACATGCCCGGTAAAGGTGTCTGGACTTATCAAGAGTGATGCTACTCTTTCAGAGCAACAGAATTATAATATTTGATGCTTTAACCAGGGCAAGAATTTCTGGTCACAAGGATCTGACAATCAGATAGGGTTAATATTGTTATTTTGCCTTTCTCCAAAGGTTAATTTATTGTTCATTCTATCCATAGGCTTCACTatgcaagtaaataaatatctaggAAATTGGATATGCCTTTTGTATCTCTTAGCATCTTAGATTGAACTGCTTGTTCCTGCTACTGTAGATTTGGCATATAAATGCCACTTGTCATCACCTAAGAAATACGAGGCCCATCCTCTTGTCCTGTTGTTTCTTGCCATGTCAGATGTGACATTGTCCATGTAATCCTGTTTTGCAATTTATTTgcactttcttttcctctgtctaACAAAAATCCTATTTCAACTCTGTTGGTCAGCTTAGAATTGTGCCAAATACATACTTCCAAGTCTCTGTGCAGTATACCCAGAATCTAGCCAGGTCCTTTTTTCTAGTATTACAGGCCACAGCCCAGGAAACTAACATCTCTTCCACACCATCTTTGGCCTTCACATTccttattcatctttctttttccaaagacCTTCAGCTGGAAGAAGAGATGAAAGCATCACTTGTGTCTTGAGAGTCCCTCTATGGTTCTCTATCCAAATCCCTGGGTGTCTCTAGGGACCCATCTGaccactcattctttttttttttttttttaagattttacttatttattcatgagagacacatacagagagaggcaggcagagacataggcagagggagaagcaggctccatgcagggagcccgatgtgggactcaatccctggaccgtgggatcatgccctgagccaaaggcagactctcaaccgctgagccacccaggcatcccctgggtgCCATTAATTCTTATAGGAGACAGCAGAAGAGGACAATGGGGTTCAAGAGTGCCATATGCTCTCCACTGTGGTCTCTCGACCAGCTGTAGGTGCCTCTAAAGGGCAAAGTCCAAACTTTACCTGACAGATCATTTCTTCTGAGGGTAGTAATAGGGTTCTTCTATGCAATGGTTCCTACAAATCTCCTGCATTGCTCTTAGAGCCAGTGTAAGGTAATGCCTCTTTATCAGAATGTCTTATAGCATGCTTCACCACAAGAATCTCTTTGGGGGggtttccccttttcttctcattcataTAACTTTGACACCTATTTCCATTCATAAACTCAGCTTATTTTTCTACCTGGTTGCTTTCTTCCTGAATTATTTTTGTACTCCCTATTATGTCCCTTGTTTAATAAACTGGAATGTAACAAAGTGATCCCCAAACTTTTTCCTTCAATTTCAGCAATCACTGAAGCTTGAAAATAGAGCAAATAGAACTCTTCATCAATAACCTCagggaaagagaaacacaaaatagaTTCAGAAGGTCAAAATATTCTTCTAATCAGTGTGAGtcacttcccagactccagaacaAAAGCATCTGTGGGTCGCAGGGAACAACTGCTTTCAAGTCTTGCTAACTAAAACAAGTTAATGTCCCgctcatttattttcccttaaaaataacctatttatttgagaatctCCAGCTAGCTTCTCAGTAGATGATACTGAGATCTCAGAAGCCTAATAATAGCTTTGTGATATAGAAAAAACAACTAGGCAAGGAATCCAGAGAACTGGGTTCTAATTCAAACTCCATCATTGTGTGGTTTTAGGCTATTCATCTGAACTCTGAATCTTGTTTCCTGATCTATTAAACTGATGTAGAAAACAGTTCCTGCTTTTCACTGGGTATTTGTAGAGGTCAGGTatgcgcacatacacacatgtatgtatacatgtataaatacatacatgttttGCAAACCACATACTGCTCCACAAATATTACACTTTAGGTAATTATCATTGCATTTTGAAGTTAGCATGGCATCTTGGAGCCCTTATAAAAAAGGAACAAGCTAGAATGAACAATCCTAGACTCTAATTTTTGTAGCAGAGCTGGATATAAGAAATTGAGCAAATCATTCAAGCTGTTTGAGAAATTCCCCATTATATGAAATAGGAATGATGAGACTCCCTGGCCTTCCTCCAGAAAGTTTTGCTTCTGGCCCAAGGCTCCACCTGTTTCCCTAAAGAATGATACCAGGAAGATTCACTCTTCAGGTAGCAAAGCACCCCTATCCACTTTTCAGCACACTACTTACCCTACAAGTCCATCCAGACAACATATTAGAAGACAAAACAGTAACACCAATACCTAGGCAAGACACACCTTACGTAACAGTTGACTGAGGTGGGGGTAGGAGGAGTTGACATTTCCTTATACTAGGATATTTTACACTAGGGTGTACAATTTGATACTCTAGTATTTTATAATAGGGTATAGAATAACTTGAAGTAGAACCTAATATATGTTCAGCTTAGAACTCTGGAAAGCCATACCATcacttattaattaattgatttttctacCTACAATTTTTTCTATTACACAATTCAGCCAGGACTGTAGATTTAATCACCATCCACACTGACAAAGCTTGAGAGTCAAGAGAGAAGATCATTGATGGGTAGAGGTACATTATGTTAGGATACATAGCAATGCAATGGAACCCAGAGCCAAATCTGTGAGCACAAAGGAGGCAACGcagatatgtgtgtgcatacacccgtacatatacacacacacacacacacacacacacattagagGGGGGCCTTGCTTTATAAAATTGCttcataaaattgaaaacttctgagGAAATATTGATTGGCTGAATCTTTTATGAAGTGCACTAGGAAACTCATTACAGTGGAGCTTTCCTGGTTGTAAGAGGTGTACCCTTGAGTGCAGGTGGCCACAGAGGACCCTGCAGAAGAGCATCCCCCATTAccagggcacacacacacacacacacacacacacacacacacacacacacacacacacacacacacacacacacacacacacacacacacacacacacacacacacacacacacacacacacacacacacacacacacacacacacacacacacacacacacacacacacacacacacacacacacacacacacacacacacacacacacacacacacacacacacacacacacacacacacacacacacacacacacacacacacacacacacacacacacacacacacacacacacacacacacacacacacacacacacacacacacacacacacacacacacacacacacacacacacacacacacacacacacacacacacacacacacacacacacacacacacacacacacacacacacacacacacacacacacacacacacacacacacacacacacacacacacacacacacacacacacacacacacacacacacacacacacacacacacacacacacacacacacacacacacacacacacacacacacacacacacacacacacacacacacacacacacacacacacacacacacacacacacacacacacacacacacacacacacacacacacacacacacacacacacacacacacacacacacacacacacacacacacacacacacacacacacacacacacacacacacacacacacacacacacacacacacacacacacacacacacacacacacacacacacacacacacacacacacacacacacacacacacacacacacacacacacacacacacacacacacacacacacacacacacacacacacacacacacacacacacacacacacacacacacacacacacacacacacacacacacacacacacacacacacacacacacacacacacacacacacacacacacacacacacacacacacacacacacacacaaaaggtgtACATATCCAAAATAGCATCAGGGCCAAGAACAAATATTGCCACAAATATTACCTTTCCCAGTGACCTCCTCCACCTATGGTATATTGATATATTCTGATTTTAGGAAACCCCATTAGAGGGGGGCCTTGCTTTATAAAATTGCttcataaaattgaaaacttctgagGAAATATTGATTGGCTGAATCTTTTATGAAGTGCACTAGGAAACTCATTACAGTGGAGCTTTCCTGGTTGTAAGAGGTGTACCCTTGAGTGCAGGTGGCCACAGAGGACCCTGCAGAAGAGCATCCCCCATTACCAGGACACATCCTCAGCAAGACCTCACTATGGAGTGGCAGAGGGTGGTAGCCCACCCTGAGATCTCCAGAAAACCCTAAAGTTTCTCTAATTCCACGTTTTCTGATTCATCAAACGGGGAGAGCAAATGTTTTCCCACTGAGGTGAGAggattaaaatatatcttttaattaaatGGGCAAAACAAGACTGGACAGAGATACGGGTTTTCGTTTACAGAGAATGAGCAACTTCTTGCACACTATCCCCACAGCTCAGAAGACTCAAACTAAAAAGTAATGACAAACTACCCATTATGGGTCTCCTGCAAAGAGCTCTGACTATGGATGGTAAATGAAGACACAGATCTGTGTCAACATGGATCCACGGTTACATTTTGAGTCTCAGGAATCACATACTTAGATTCCTAAAAGTTAGAATACAGATCAGTAGATTTGAGTATAATAATTTGTATCAGAGGAAACTTCACATAGCATTTCCTTAACAGAGTTTCCCACCTAACTTTCTATCTCTAAATCACCTGCATTTGTAGAACCATTACTGTCGTTGACTCTTCCTATATCCCTGTCCTAGAGGAACATATTAATGATCATATAATGAGGCAGTTCTAAACTCTTTAGTAACTAATGCCCTTGGGACAGGTCCAAGACTAGAATCCACTGAAACAGGTCTAGTTCTAAAGAGACACTAGTGCATTTTATAACAGGTTGCGGAGGGAAGATAGACAGCTAGAGTCAGAGATtgagggctttttgttttgttttgttttgttttgttttgttttttactaattGAAGCGACTATAATAACTTGAGAGGAGACTTCTGATTCAGTGGCCTATGTGTTCCATGCAAATTTTTATTTGGACAGTCCTCAGACCTCCAGGGCATCCTAAATATAGTAATGGACTATTTCAAAAGATACTTCTAGAAACCTCCTGAAAATTCTACATGCCAAGTCCATGCAGATGCTGCTTATTTCAAGACAGGGGGAACAAACTAACAAATAGCATTGTGGATGATGAATTGGGAATCAGTATCTTATGCTCTAAGCTATGTACACAGTCAAAATAGTCAAATGCAAAGTGAAAACTTCCTTCTGTCCTTTACCTGTCTGAATTTTTTGACAGTTCCCTCTGGCTCCTTGAGTTCTCTGGTACTGTGTAGATTTAACCTTTAGAGAACAGAGCTGGATTCGTTTTAAACTGCCTCCCATCTCAGATGCTACATTCAATTTCGGATAGATGCCTTCCTGCTTCTGTGAATATGCAGTCCTCTAAGTGGctcacagaataagaaaaaaaa
This window harbors:
- the LOC121472731 gene encoding 60S ribosomal protein L37a-like; protein product: MAKCTKKVGIVGKYGTHYGASLRKMVKKIEISQHVKYTCSFCGKTKMKRQAVGIWHCGSCMKTITSGAWTYNTTSAVTVKLAIRSLRELEDQ